The window CACCGCTTGGCCGCACCCCGCGCAGGGGGTGGCGTACCCCTCCTGGAGGAGGATGGCCCCCGCGGCCCGCTGGCAGAGGGGCCCCGTGAGGAGGAGGCCCCGGGCCTCTATGCGCACCTCCAGGGCGTCAAAGGACTCGTCCCCTAGGTCCAGCTGGAGCTCCTCCGCCTCTATGGTCCGCCCCTCCCGGTCCCGGTAACGCACCCCCTCCATCAGGTAAAGCTTCCGCCGGGTGCGGTTGTAGACCACCCGCTTGGCCTCAATCGCCTCTCCCTCCCGCTCCAGGCGCACGGGGTTCCCCACCAGGACGTAGACCTCCTCTTCCCCCTCCGCTCTTAGCTCCAGCCTCTCCGCCTCCAGCACCTTCAGCACCCGCCCCTCCTGGGCCAAGGCGGGGTAGAGGAGGAAGAGGAGGAGGAGGAGGGCCCTCACCGCTTACCCCCCAGGAAGAGGAGTAGCCCCAGGAGGCCGAAGAGGAGGTTCGGCCCCCAGGCGGCGAGAACGGGGCTTAGGGCGTTCTGCTCCCCCATGATGCGGGCCACGCTCCAGGTGGCGTAGTAGAGGAAGGTGAGGACCGCCACCCCCACGAACCCCAGGCTCCGGGAGCCCGAGAGGAGGAAGAAGGCGAGCCCCACGGCGAAGAGGGCGAAGACGGGGCTGGCGAAGGGCTCGGCGTAGCGGCGGTAATAGGTGGTGGCCTCGAGGCCCACTCTAAGCCCCAGGGCCCTAAGGCGCTCCACCTCCTTCCTAAGCTCGGGGAGGGGCATGCGGTTTGCGGGGTTGGGCCAGGGGTCGAAGGTGAGGTCCTTGAGGACGAGCTCCCCCTTTTGGAAGCGGGCCAGGGTCCTGGGCCTCGCCCCCTCGTAGGTGACCCTCAGGCCCTCCTCCACCTCCAAAACCCCCGCCCGAAGCCGCCCCCGTTCCGCTAGAAGGACCTCCCCTGCGGAGAGGACCCTAAGGGCCCCGATCCCTTCCCCCACCTTCCCCACGTAGACCACCCGCCCCCGGGCGTCCTGGAAGGTGGCCCCCGGGGTGAGGAGGGCCCGGGGGCGTTCCAGCACCGTGCGCCTCAAGAGGTCCTGCCCCTCCGCCAGGGCCCTCGGCACCAGGCTTTCCCCTAAGGCGAAGCCTAGGAGGGCCAGGACGAGCCCAAACCCTAGGAAGGGGAGGAGGACCCGCCCCCGGGGCACCCCCAGGGCCAGGAGGGCCTTGAGCTCCCCGTCCTCCGCCAGGCGGAAGAGGAGGAGCAAAAGGGCGAAGAGGTAGGCCACCGGCGCCCCCCGCACCAGGGCCTCGGGGGTGCGGTAGGCCAGGTAGAGGAGGACCGCCTTGGGGTCCGCCCCCTTGGCCACCAGGGGGGCCAGGACCTCGTACACCGCCCCCGCCAGGAAGAGGAGGACGATGGCGGAAAGGCCCCCTAGGAAGGGGGGGAGGACTTCCCGGAGGAGGTAGCGGTCCAGGGTCTTCACCTGAGCCTCCAGAGGAGGAAGGCCCCTAGGGCCCCATAGGCCAGGTTGGGCAGGAAGGCCAGGAGGGGGTTCACGTCGTAGCGGGCGAGCTGGGCGGTAAGGGTCCAGAAGACGTAGTAGCCGAAGATGAGGAGGACCACCCCGAGCACCGCCCAGGCGGCCTCCCGCAGGGAGAGGCCGAGGCCCGCGGCCACGAGCCCCAGGAAGAGGCCCCCCAGGGCGTCCGAAAGGCGGCGGTAGAGGGCGAACCGGGCCCCGGATTCCACCTCTGCCCGGGCCAGGAGCTCCCTTAAGGTGCTGGTGTCGTAGGGGTCGCGGGAGCCTAGGCTCTCCTTGGGCTGGAAGTGGGTGGGGAAGGGGAGGACCCCAAAGAAGGGCTTGGGCTTCCCCCCCTCCAGCACGTAGCCCTTAAGGCGCCACCCCCTTTCGTCCCAGACCCCCTCCTCGGCGCTGTAGATCCGCCCCTCTTCGTCCACCACCCGCACCCCCAAGAGCCGGTTCGCCCTCTCCCCCGGCCAGACCTCCTCCGCGTAGTAGACCCCAAGGCCAGGGGGGGCGTAGACCTGCTTCCGGAGCACCGCCACCGCCCCCCCTTCCCCGTAGAGGAGGCGGCCCAGGAGGGCATCGTAGGCGGAAAGGGCCCTGGGCCGGACCTCGGCCAGGTTGTAGAGGTTCGCCAGGCTCACCAGAAGGGCCAGGCCCAATAGGGGCTTGAGGAGGGCCAAGGGGGGCACCCCCCCCGCGTAGGCCGCTTTGAGCTCGGAGGAGCGGATGAGGCGGGCCAGGCCTATGAGGAGGGCGAAGACCAGGGCCAGGGGCAGGGCCAGGCTTAAGGTCCAGGGCAGGCGGTAGAGGACGAGGAGGGCGATCTCCCGCACCCCCACCCCCCGGGCCAGGAGGAAGCCGGAGAGGCTGGAAAGGAGGTCCAGGGTGAGGAGGGCCACGAAGAGGAAGACCCCCACCAGGTAGGGCAGGAGGACTTCCTTAAGGAGGTAGCGCCCCAGCACCAGGCCAAGTATACGGACCCAGGATGAGAAAGGCTAAGGGCCTCCGGCCCTAGGGGGGAAGATCGGCCGGGCCCCGAGCCTTTTGGGGGCGCTTAAGCGGGGGCCATGACGTGGATCACGGGGAGGCCAAAGCGTTCGGCCTGGGTGTGCACGTCCAGCCGGAGCCAGCGGGAAAGCCCCGGGGGCAGGGTGGAGAGCACGATGGCCTGGTAGGCCCCGGGGTGGGCGGCAAGCTCCTCCTCCAGGGCCAAAAGGGGGGAGATGTCCCCCGCCTTGGCCTCCTCTATGGGGATCCCCTGGGCCTTAAGGGCCTCCTTTGCCGCCCTGGCCTCTTCCTCCGCCCGCCGGCGCACCTCCCCTTCGTCGTACACCCAGCCTGAAGGAGGCCTCGCGGGCACCAGGAGGACAAAGCGGGCCTCGGGGTCCTTCTCCAGGATCTCCCGGAGCTTGGCCGCCAGGGCCGGGCTTTTGGCCGTGCGGTGGGCCACCACCAGGTAGCGCATGGCGCACCTCCTTTTCCCCAGGCTAAGGGCGGGGAGGGGGGCCGAGGGGAAAGGGGCTCACGATTTCCCCAGATTGGATACCAAAAACCCCCAACCCACCCCGCCCAAGCCCCTTGCCCAAGGCTTTTGCTGCATAGCACTTTACATACGGGCAAAGGGCGGTATAATGAAGAAGTCAAGCCTGGAAAGAACCGGCTCCGTGGGGAAGGCCCCAGGGTCTGATGGGGTTTTGGGGGTGCTCAGGGTACCAGGGCCACCTTGGTGGCCTGCCGCTCGTGGAAGAGCCGGTACCCCTCCGGGGCCTCGGAGAGGGGCAGGCGGTGGCTGAAGACGAAGCTCCCCTTGAGCCGCCCCACCCGCTGGAGGGCCAGGACCTCCCCGATGTACCGGGGCACGTTGGCCAGGGCGCTCCTTAGGGTGAGGCCCCGGCTGAAGGCGGCAAGCCAGGGGTAGTCCAGCTTTTCCGCGGTGGGCACCCCCAGGCTGGAGACCACCCCCCCGGGGGCGGCCAGCTTCAAGGCGGTCTTTAGGGCCTCCCCATCCCCCCCCACGGCCTCCACCACCAGCTCCGCCCCGAGCCCCTCCGTGGCCCGGCGCACCTGGGCGATGGGGTCCTGGGCCTTGGGGTTCAGGGGGAGGCTCCCCAGGGCCCTGGCCTTTTCCAGGCGGGTTTCTTCCGGATCTATGGCGAAGACCATCCCCGCCCCCAGGGCGTGGGCCACCGCCTGGGCCAAAAGCCCCACCGGCCCCGAGCCCACCACGGCCACGCTCATCCCCGGGGTGAGGAAGGGCCGCACCCCCCCGTAGGCGGTGGTGAGGATGTCCCCCGCCAGGATGGCCTCCTCCGCGGGGAGGTCCCCGATGGGGAAGAGGCTGGTGCGGGCGAAGGGCACCCGCACCCGCTCCGCCTGGGCCCCCGGGAGGTTGCCCAGGGCCAGGCCGAAGCCGTAGACCCCTCCCCTCAGGCAGGCGAAGAACTGCCCCCGGCGGCAGGCCGGGCAGTCCCCGCAGGCCACCTGGAAGCTCCCCACCACCCGCTCCCCCAGGGCGAAGGGGACCAGGGGGCCTTTTTCCACGATCCGCCCCACGAACTCGTGCCCCAGGACCGTGCCCGGCAGGACCCCCGCGATCTTGCCGTGGTAGATGTGCAGGTCCGAGCCGCAGATGGCGGCCAGCTCCACCTCCACGATGGCGTCGGTGTCCTCCTGGAGGCGGGGCTCCTCCACCTCCTCCACCGCCACCTGGAAGGGGCCCTGGTAGACCACGGCCTTCATGCCACCTCCCGGGCCACCCGGACCAGCTCCTGCGCGGCCTGGGCGTAGGGGGCCAGGGCGGCGATGGAGCCCCGCTTGAGCTCCAAAAGTCCCCGCATGAGGGCGGTGAGGGGCTCGAGGCGCCCCTCCAGCACCTCCTGCCAGGTGGCCAGGTCGGCCTCGATGACGAAGTCCGCCTCCGCCTCCCCCTCCACCACCCTCACCCCCCGGCAGGCCCCGTGCCAGAGGTCCAGGACCACGGCCACCCCCTGGGGAAACCCCGCCTGGGGGTCCGGGCGCACCGCCAGGGCCAGGGACCCCTCCCAGGTGCTGGCCGCCTTCTGGTAGGCCTCGCTCTCGTTCAGCTTCTGGCAGTAGGCCTGGGCCCACGCTTCCCCGAAAAGCTGCATGGCTTCCTCCTTTGCACCGAGTATAAGCCGCTCCTGGTAGGCTTGGGAAGTGGTCTACCTCCTGGACCTTTCCGGGGTCTACTGCGAGCCGGTGGAGCCCCACCTCCTCCGCCTCCTCTCCGAGGCCAGCGGGGAACCCCTCTTCTACCTTTCCGAGGCCTTTTACGCCCTCCTTCCCCGCCTGAAGGAGGAGGGGCCTTTTGTCCTGGAGGCCCTTTTCCCTGGGGCCTCCCGCCTCTACCCCAAGGCCTTTCGGATCCGGGGGCACCCCTTTCCCGAGCCCTTCCACCTGGTCTCGGACCTGCCGCCCCCGGAGGGCCTTTCCGCCTTCTTCCACCCGGACAAGCTCGCCGCTCTGCGCCTGGCGTTGGAGGGCCTGGGCCTTTCCCCCAAGGAGGCCTTGTACCTGGACGACAACCCCCTCTGGGTGGAAAGGGCCCGGGGGCTTGGGGTGAGGGCGGAGCTCTTTTAGGGGTTTTCCGGCCAGGGGTGCTTGGGGTAGCGGCGCATGAACTCTTTGCGCAAGGTAGGGTAGGTTCTCTCCCAAAACCCCTTCAGGTCCTGCGTCACCTGCACGGGCCTTCCTGCGGGGGAGAGGAGCTCTACGGTCACGGGCACCCGCCCCTCCAAAACCTTAGGGGTCTCCTTGAGCCCCAAGGCCTCCTGGATGGTGAGGCGGAGCAGGGGGCCTTCCTCCCGGTAGAGGAGGCGCTTCCTCCGCCCCGAGGGGAGGGTAAGGGTTTCGGGGGCAAGCCGCTCTAAAAGGGCCGCCTTTTCCCCCAGTAGCCCCAAAAGGAGGGCTTTCCAGGGGAGGGCCTCCAGTTCTTCCTTCCTCCGCACCCCTGCCGCGTAGGGGAGGAGCCAGGAGAGGTCTTGGAGAAGGGCCTCGGGGGAGAGGTCCGGGAGATCCACCCCCTGGGCCCTTAGGAAGGCCACCCGCGCCCGAAGCCCCTCCGCTTCCCCCCAAGGAAGCCCCCCCTTCAGGGCCTCCTTTAGGGCCTCCTCCGTGGGGGGGCCGGGGTCCATGGGGGTCCTT of the Thermus oshimai DSM 12092 genome contains:
- a CDS encoding LptF/LptG family permease → MKTLDRYLLREVLPPFLGGLSAIVLLFLAGAVYEVLAPLVAKGADPKAVLLYLAYRTPEALVRGAPVAYLFALLLLLFRLAEDGELKALLALGVPRGRVLLPFLGFGLVLALLGFALGESLVPRALAEGQDLLRRTVLERPRALLTPGATFQDARGRVVYVGKVGEGIGALRVLSAGEVLLAERGRLRAGVLEVEEGLRVTYEGARPRTLARFQKGELVLKDLTFDPWPNPANRMPLPELRKEVERLRALGLRVGLEATTYYRRYAEPFASPVFALFAVGLAFFLLSGSRSLGFVGVAVLTFLYYATWSVARIMGEQNALSPVLAAWGPNLLFGLLGLLLFLGGKR
- a CDS encoding LptF/LptG family permease; this encodes MLGRYLLKEVLLPYLVGVFLFVALLTLDLLSSLSGFLLARGVGVREIALLVLYRLPWTLSLALPLALVFALLIGLARLIRSSELKAAYAGGVPPLALLKPLLGLALLVSLANLYNLAEVRPRALSAYDALLGRLLYGEGGAVAVLRKQVYAPPGLGVYYAEEVWPGERANRLLGVRVVDEEGRIYSAEEGVWDERGWRLKGYVLEGGKPKPFFGVLPFPTHFQPKESLGSRDPYDTSTLRELLARAEVESGARFALYRRLSDALGGLFLGLVAAGLGLSLREAAWAVLGVVLLIFGYYVFWTLTAQLARYDVNPLLAFLPNLAYGALGAFLLWRLR
- a CDS encoding alcohol dehydrogenase family protein — protein: MKAVVYQGPFQVAVEEVEEPRLQEDTDAIVEVELAAICGSDLHIYHGKIAGVLPGTVLGHEFVGRIVEKGPLVPFALGERVVGSFQVACGDCPACRRGQFFACLRGGVYGFGLALGNLPGAQAERVRVPFARTSLFPIGDLPAEEAILAGDILTTAYGGVRPFLTPGMSVAVVGSGPVGLLAQAVAHALGAGMVFAIDPEETRLEKARALGSLPLNPKAQDPIAQVRRATEGLGAELVVEAVGGDGEALKTALKLAAPGGVVSSLGVPTAEKLDYPWLAAFSRGLTLRSALANVPRYIGEVLALQRVGRLKGSFVFSHRLPLSEAPEGYRLFHERQATKVALVP
- a CDS encoding SCP2 sterol-binding domain-containing protein; this encodes MQLFGEAWAQAYCQKLNESEAYQKAASTWEGSLALAVRPDPQAGFPQGVAVVLDLWHGACRGVRVVEGEAEADFVIEADLATWQEVLEGRLEPLTALMRGLLELKRGSIAALAPYAQAAQELVRVAREVA